One Tolypothrix bouteillei VB521301 DNA window includes the following coding sequences:
- a CDS encoding DMT family transporter, producing the protein MIDNNFNIFLIFSGTDFKGEIAALSAACLWAVASTIYGRLGERIPPLQLNLLKGIIAIAFLLLSIPITGEWLPNITVLPLCLLLTSGIVGISLGDTAFLAAINYLGARRVLVIGTLAPPIAAILALIFLQEKINLSAWCGILLTVLGVAWVITERTPDEGTRTRETKETGNVAAPLFASPFWKGIGFSLLAVITNATGMVLSRAAFIDRSINPLWAALLRLSAAELVLLIWFTLRNRQGNYKGKTLHSRQFVMTAIFASFCGTFLGIWLQQTAVKFTAAGIATTLMQTSPLFVIPLAKFMGERVSLRAIAGAVVAIVGVGWLFYLK; encoded by the coding sequence GTGATAGATAATAATTTTAATATTTTTTTAATATTTTCAGGGACAGATTTTAAGGGCGAAATAGCGGCTTTGTCTGCTGCGTGTCTGTGGGCTGTAGCATCAACGATTTACGGTCGATTGGGAGAGCGCATCCCGCCGTTACAACTGAATCTGCTTAAAGGGATTATCGCGATCGCATTTCTCTTACTAAGCATCCCAATAACTGGAGAATGGTTGCCTAATATAACTGTTTTGCCGTTGTGTTTGCTCTTAACAAGCGGCATTGTGGGTATTAGCTTGGGAGATACAGCCTTTTTAGCAGCCATAAATTACTTAGGAGCGCGTCGCGTTCTAGTTATAGGAACCCTTGCTCCACCAATTGCAGCCATACTCGCTCTAATTTTTTTACAAGAAAAAATAAATTTGAGCGCTTGGTGCGGAATTCTGCTAACTGTTCTGGGAGTTGCTTGGGTGATAACAGAACGCACTCCCGATGAAGGGACACGGACACGCGAAACTAAAGAGACAGGGAATGTAGCAGCACCTTTGTTTGCATCTCCTTTTTGGAAAGGAATCGGCTTTAGTTTGCTAGCAGTCATAACAAACGCTACAGGAATGGTGCTTTCACGAGCAGCATTTATCGATCGCAGTATAAACCCATTATGGGCAGCTTTACTGCGTTTAAGTGCTGCCGAGTTAGTTCTCCTGATCTGGTTTACCTTACGAAATAGGCAAGGTAACTATAAGGGAAAAACATTACACTCAAGACAATTTGTAATGACAGCGATCTTTGCTTCCTTCTGCGGTACTTTTTTAGGAATTTGGTTGCAACAGACTGCTGTCAAATTTACAGCAGCCGGAATTGCGACCACTCTAATGCAGACTAGCCCGCTATTTGTGATTCCTCTTGCCAAATTTATGGGAGAGCGAGTCAGCTTGAGAGCTATTGCAGGTGCTGTAGTTGCGATCGTTGGTGTTGGATGGCTGTTTTACCTCAAGTAA
- a CDS encoding ATP-binding protein, whose translation MDAKCNILLLLVSPEKTKNIPALLSQGNLAKNYKYTCISTKADYISHLHLEWDVIVVEDCLKDMEALEALRLAQAQKQNVPFIIVNSTNSVSMAVKCMKRGATDYLLQEELAQLPQIIEQIIAKKIQSIKSKSPKIDLEQELQKQTTELRQQKEHIQQIEAAAQRIEAQLQTLIAKNADGIIVVDKQGIVRFINPAALDLFGCKQEELLGELFGFPVVCGDNTEVDICGCNKENSVANSCSDKIAQMRVVEIEWYGKIAYLVSLRDITERKRAEEERTKLLEQAQAANRIKDEFLSVLSHELRTPLNPILGWVKLLQSGKLDPLKTTEALATIERNARLQIQLVNDLLSVSKILSGKLTLNPVAVDLTTTIASAIESVRLAARAKSIELVTILDRNVGLVFGDPKRLRQVIWNLLSNAVKFTPSTGRVTIRLEKIDVYAQIQVSDTGKGIKQDFLPYIFDYFRQQDSSYSRKFGGLGLGLPIVRHLVELHGGTVQAESLGDGKGATFTVRLPLIHSSSLTQSESTQNNDVLDLSGVRVLVVDDEQENRDFLVVLLESYGASVRAVASAHEALVSLIEQPPHLLVSDIGLPGMDGYTLIKEIRSLPPERGGKIPAIALTGFSGEAARKQLLGTGFTLHLSKPIEPNILATAIAHLVNI comes from the coding sequence CAAAGAATATCCCAGCTTTGTTAAGTCAGGGTAACTTGGCCAAGAATTATAAGTATACTTGTATCTCAACAAAAGCAGATTATATTTCTCATTTACATTTAGAATGGGACGTTATTGTGGTTGAAGATTGCCTAAAAGACATGGAGGCTTTAGAGGCATTGCGTTTGGCACAAGCACAAAAACAGAATGTTCCTTTTATCATTGTTAACAGTACAAATAGCGTCTCTATGGCTGTAAAATGCATGAAAAGAGGAGCTACAGACTACCTGTTACAAGAGGAATTGGCGCAACTTCCCCAAATTATAGAACAAATAATTGCTAAAAAAATACAATCGATAAAGAGTAAATCGCCAAAAATTGATTTAGAGCAAGAACTGCAAAAACAAACAACAGAACTCAGACAGCAAAAAGAGCACATTCAGCAAATAGAAGCAGCAGCGCAAAGAATTGAAGCACAGCTGCAAACACTGATAGCAAAGAACGCTGATGGGATTATAGTTGTTGACAAGCAAGGTATTGTACGGTTTATTAACCCTGCGGCTTTGGATCTCTTTGGTTGCAAACAGGAGGAACTATTAGGTGAATTGTTTGGTTTTCCTGTTGTATGTGGTGACAATACAGAAGTTGATATTTGTGGTTGCAATAAAGAAAATAGTGTAGCAAACTCTTGCTCGGACAAAATTGCTCAAATGCGTGTGGTAGAAATTGAGTGGTATGGAAAGATAGCATATCTTGTGTCTTTAAGAGATATTACCGAACGCAAACGGGCGGAGGAAGAGCGGACTAAACTTTTGGAACAAGCTCAAGCAGCCAACCGTATCAAAGATGAGTTTCTCTCCGTGCTTTCTCACGAACTGCGAACACCACTGAACCCTATATTAGGCTGGGTAAAACTTTTACAAAGTGGTAAGCTAGATCCTCTTAAAACCACTGAGGCTTTAGCAACGATTGAACGTAACGCTCGCTTGCAGATACAACTTGTGAATGACTTGCTGAGTGTTTCTAAAATTTTGAGCGGTAAATTAACCTTAAATCCGGTTGCTGTCGATTTGACAACCACTATTGCATCTGCCATTGAAAGCGTCCGTCTAGCCGCTCGAGCTAAATCAATTGAACTAGTCACTATACTCGATCGCAATGTAGGTTTGGTATTTGGCGATCCCAAGCGTTTGCGACAAGTGATTTGGAACTTACTTTCTAATGCTGTTAAATTTACACCATCTACAGGACGCGTCACAATTCGTTTAGAAAAGATTGATGTATATGCTCAAATTCAAGTAAGCGATACGGGCAAAGGTATTAAACAAGATTTTTTACCTTATATATTTGATTATTTTCGCCAGCAAGATAGCAGTTACTCAAGGAAGTTTGGCGGCTTGGGTTTGGGTCTCCCTATCGTTCGTCACTTAGTTGAACTACATGGTGGAACCGTTCAAGCAGAAAGCCTTGGTGATGGTAAGGGAGCTACTTTTACCGTGAGGCTGCCATTAATACATTCTTCCTCTTTAACGCAGTCAGAAAGTACTCAAAATAATGATGTCTTGGATTTAAGCGGAGTTCGCGTGCTGGTTGTGGATGATGAACAAGAAAATAGAGATTTTTTAGTAGTTCTGTTAGAAAGTTATGGTGCTTCTGTCCGTGCTGTTGCTTCTGCACATGAGGCACTGGTATCGTTGATCGAACAACCGCCACATTTGCTAGTTAGCGATATCGGATTGCCCGGTATGGATGGCTATACTCTCATCAAGGAAATCAGATCTTTACCACCCGAACGAGGTGGTAAAATACCCGCGATCGCTCTTACTGGATTTTCCGGTGAGGCGGCTCGAAAACAATTACTTGGAACTGGCTTTACGCTTCATTTATCTAAGCCGATTGAACCTAATATCTTGGCTACTGCTATTGCTCATCTAGTTAATATCTAA
- a CDS encoding DUF416 family protein, giving the protein MKLEYLQLDILEEEAKTLSPYHKIAFAASICERLLPNYYIFARESDWNTSSLLRNALDEVWLLLESKYIYEVKLRQLIIDCEQAIPHDHDNNFSEYVSEARYAAASVCYALELCLEGNSKLVRMVADCAYETLWIYLNWQGEYLDDNWENEASQEQKKQGKWEEKSLEEQEKIIINHPFTVREMTKENEDLQRLKETPILTEEFLQWLRISSNNDGKSLIDLS; this is encoded by the coding sequence ATGAAACTTGAATATCTTCAATTGGATATTTTGGAAGAAGAAGCAAAAACGCTTTCTCCTTATCATAAAATTGCATTTGCTGCTTCGATTTGTGAAAGATTGTTGCCCAATTATTATATCTTTGCTAGAGAATCTGACTGGAATACTTCATCATTGCTGAGAAATGCTTTAGATGAAGTATGGCTTCTTCTTGAAAGCAAATACATTTATGAAGTTAAGTTGCGTCAGTTGATAATTGATTGCGAACAGGCGATTCCCCACGACCACGATAATAATTTTTCTGAATATGTTTCTGAAGCTCGGTATGCAGCAGCATCGGTCTGCTATGCTTTAGAACTTTGTTTAGAAGGGAATTCAAAGCTTGTCAGAATGGTAGCTGACTGTGCTTATGAGACTCTTTGGATATATTTGAATTGGCAAGGAGAATATTTAGATGATAATTGGGAAAATGAAGCTTCTCAAGAACAAAAAAAACAAGGAAAGTGGGAAGAAAAATCTTTGGAAGAGCAAGAAAAAATTATCATTAACCACCCTTTTACGGTAAGAGAAATGACAAAAGAAAATGAGGACTTGCAGCGCCTCAAAGAAACGCCTATCTTGACCGAAGAATTTCTGCAATGGCTGCGAATTTCTTCTAACAACGACGGAAAAAGTCTTATAGATTTATCTTGA